In Hyphomicrobiales bacterium, a single genomic region encodes these proteins:
- a CDS encoding multidrug ABC transporter ATP-binding protein, giving the protein MTDRTVGIGTAAAGRPPIARLESVTLRYGKTVALEDIALTVPAGCMAGLIGPDGVGKSSLLALVSGARMLQEGSAHVLGGDMKSASHRRTVCPRIAYMPQGLGKNLYPTLSVFENIDFFGRLFGHDHAERARRIAELTNATGLAAFIDRPAGKLSGGMKQKLGLCCALIHDPDLLILDEPTTGVDPLSRRQFWDLIDDIRADRPGMSVIVATAYMEEAARFDWLAAMDDGRVLATGTPAEILQTTGEATLEEAFISLLPEEKRDHHQTVAIPPQPAGRDGDIAIEASGLTKRFGDFVAVDAVDFRIHRGEIFGFLGSNGCGKTTTMKMLTGLLVPSEGEASLFGQTVEPDDLATRRRVGYMSQAFSLYTELTVRQNLDLHARLFHVPAEEIPGRIAEMLARFDLGDVADALPDKLPLGHRQRLSLAVAMVHKPDMLILDEPTSGVDPVARDDFWRILVELSRRDGVTIFISTHFMNEAERCDRISLMHAGKVLVTDTPAAIRDSKSAGDLETAFIAYLEEITGDGDTDEAIRKPPTHDALTGPASTQSAAAAASVRRRFDLRRLKSYARRETLELQRDPIRLMLAILGSAILMFIMGYGISLDVDDLTFAVLDHDQTTLSRDYALNLSGSRYFIEKPPITSHADLDRRMRRGEIGLAIEIPPGFARDLARGHSVEIAAWIDGAMPTRADTIKGYVEGMHTAWLVASATAAGFGDQVASPVNFEIRFRYNPDVKSLVAMVPAVIPILLLMIPAMLGALSVVREKELGSIVNFYVTPTTRFEFLLGKQLPYIALAFVSFLILTVLAVTLFGVPLKGNFFALSAGALLYVCAATALGLLISSFVRSQIAAIFGTAILTMIPAVRFSGLTDPVSSLEGAGRVIGEVFPTSHFLTIARGVFSKGLGFGDFPDAYLWLALTVLVLIGLAALLLPKQER; this is encoded by the coding sequence ATGACTGACCGAACGGTCGGTATCGGGACCGCAGCAGCCGGGCGACCGCCTATCGCCCGCCTTGAGAGCGTTACGCTGCGCTACGGCAAGACAGTGGCGCTCGAGGACATCGCCCTCACCGTCCCAGCCGGCTGCATGGCCGGGCTCATCGGGCCCGACGGCGTCGGCAAATCGAGCCTGCTCGCACTCGTCTCCGGCGCGCGCATGCTGCAGGAAGGCAGCGCCCATGTATTAGGCGGCGACATGAAATCGGCATCGCACCGCCGCACCGTCTGCCCGCGCATCGCCTACATGCCGCAGGGCCTCGGCAAGAACCTCTATCCGACGCTCTCGGTGTTCGAAAACATCGACTTCTTCGGACGGTTGTTCGGCCACGACCACGCGGAACGCGCGCGCCGCATCGCCGAACTGACGAACGCGACCGGGCTCGCCGCCTTCATCGATCGGCCGGCGGGCAAGTTGTCGGGCGGCATGAAACAGAAGCTCGGCCTGTGCTGCGCCCTCATCCACGACCCGGACCTGCTGATCCTCGATGAACCGACGACCGGCGTCGATCCGCTGTCGCGCCGGCAGTTCTGGGACCTGATCGACGATATCCGCGCCGACCGGCCCGGCATGAGCGTCATCGTCGCCACCGCGTATATGGAAGAGGCGGCGCGGTTCGACTGGCTGGCGGCGATGGATGATGGCCGCGTTCTGGCGACCGGCACTCCCGCAGAGATCCTGCAAACGACAGGAGAAGCGACGCTCGAAGAGGCCTTCATCTCGCTTCTGCCGGAGGAAAAGCGCGACCACCATCAGACCGTCGCCATCCCGCCGCAGCCGGCCGGGCGCGACGGCGATATCGCCATCGAGGCAAGCGGGCTGACCAAGCGGTTCGGCGACTTCGTCGCCGTCGACGCCGTCGACTTCCGAATTCATCGCGGCGAGATCTTCGGCTTCCTCGGCTCGAATGGCTGCGGCAAGACGACGACGATGAAGATGCTGACCGGGTTACTGGTGCCGAGCGAGGGAGAGGCCTCGCTGTTTGGCCAGACGGTCGAGCCGGACGACCTCGCGACCCGACGCCGCGTCGGATATATGTCTCAGGCCTTCTCGCTCTACACCGAACTGACGGTGCGCCAGAACCTCGACCTGCACGCCCGCCTGTTCCACGTGCCCGCCGAGGAAATCCCCGGGCGCATCGCCGAAATGCTCGCCCGCTTCGACCTTGGGGACGTCGCCGACGCGCTGCCCGACAAGCTGCCGCTCGGCCACCGCCAGCGGCTGTCACTCGCGGTCGCCATGGTGCACAAGCCCGACATGCTGATCCTCGACGAACCGACATCGGGGGTCGACCCGGTGGCGCGCGACGACTTCTGGCGCATCCTCGTCGAACTGTCGCGGCGCGACGGCGTGACCATCTTCATCTCGACCCATTTCATGAACGAGGCCGAGCGCTGCGACCGCATCTCGCTGATGCATGCGGGCAAGGTACTCGTCACCGACACGCCGGCGGCTATCCGCGACAGCAAATCGGCCGGCGATCTGGAGACCGCCTTCATCGCCTATCTCGAGGAGATTACCGGTGACGGCGACACGGACGAAGCCATACGCAAGCCCCCGACTCACGACGCGCTGACGGGTCCGGCTTCAACGCAAAGTGCAGCCGCAGCAGCATCCGTCCGCCGGCGTTTCGATCTGCGCCGCCTGAAAAGCTATGCACGGCGGGAGACGCTCGAACTGCAGCGCGACCCGATCCGCCTGATGCTCGCCATTCTCGGCAGCGCCATCCTGATGTTCATCATGGGCTACGGCATCAGCCTTGATGTCGACGACCTGACCTTCGCCGTGCTCGACCACGATCAGACGACATTGAGCCGCGACTACGCACTCAACCTGTCGGGCTCACGCTACTTCATCGAAAAGCCGCCAATCACCAGCCACGCTGACCTCGACCGGCGCATGCGGCGCGGCGAAATCGGGCTTGCTATCGAAATTCCGCCCGGCTTCGCCCGCGATCTGGCGCGCGGCCACTCGGTCGAGATCGCCGCCTGGATCGATGGCGCGATGCCGACGCGGGCCGACACCATCAAGGGCTATGTCGAGGGCATGCACACTGCCTGGCTGGTCGCCAGCGCGACCGCCGCCGGCTTTGGCGATCAGGTCGCCTCGCCGGTCAATTTTGAGATCCGCTTCCGCTACAATCCGGATGTGAAGAGCCTCGTGGCGATGGTGCCGGCGGTGATCCCGATCCTGTTGCTGATGATCCCGGCAATGCTCGGCGCGCTCAGCGTGGTGCGCGAAAAGGAACTCGGCTCGATCGTCAATTTCTACGTCACGCCGACGACGCGGTTCGAATTCCTGCTCGGGAAGCAGCTCCCCTATATCGCACTGGCCTTCGTCAGCTTCCTGATCCTGACCGTGCTGGCGGTCACCCTGTTCGGCGTCCCGCTCAAGGGCAATTTCTTCGCGCTCTCCGCCGGTGCGCTTCTCTATGTCTGCGCGGCGACGGCGCTCGGCCTTTTGATCTCCAGCTTCGTGCGTTCGCAGATCGCGGCGATCTTCGGCACCGCGATCCTGACGATGATCCCGGCGGTGCGGTTTTCCGGCCTGACCGACCCGGTTTCGTCGCTCGAAGGCGCCGGCCGGGTGATCGGCGAGGTGTTCCCGACCTCGCATTTCCTGACGATCGCCCGTGGCGTCTTTTCCAAGGGGCTCGGCTTCGGCGATTTCCCCGATGCCTATCTCTGGCTCGCCCTGACCGTGCTGGTACTGATCGGCCTTGCGGCCCTGTTGCTGCCGAAACAGGAGCGTTGA